The genomic DNA TATTTAAGACTTGCTTTACCTGAACAAACTCTGCTTGGAAACTGAAGCAACAAAATACGTATTCAGCTTCCCCAAGTGGAGTCAATGTGTTCTAATAATACATAATCTAAAATGGGCTCATGAGTGCAGCTAATCCTCATTATTAAGagcatcattatcatcatcacttGGAAGAGGCATGTgatgatatttaaataattctgGATTCTTTTAAAGTGTACACACCCAGGATTCCTTTGGGAAGACGTGATCTCACACTAATATGAAAAACTGTCACTACCAAGACAGTTCTAATAATATTTCGTAtaacttgggaaaaaaataacagcttgATATGATATATTCGAGTATCTCTGTAATTCAAACCTTCCTAATTGGGAGTACAAATATCTGACTCTGCTCTAGCAGTTGTCAAAGCATAAAAGGCCCTTCCTACTCTTTTCCCACCTCCAGGCTCCAAACCCACCTCTCCCCAAACTTTGCCTCAGCTACTTTGAACCattattttcttcccaatttcTGAGCATTCTCAGTACTTTTGctcctctcactttttttttttttttttgcaattcatTGTGTATCTCCTAGCTTATTTAATTGCATAAAACTTGGCTCCCAAGACTGTAACTGCCATAATGAGCAGGGATCAACATGTTATGAATCTTTAGACTTCCCTCAAGATCCTATAAGAGCTTACTGAATATTTCATGATTAGGCTTAAGAGTAATCACAGTTAGTTTTGAAgagtttactatgtgccagacccagTGCCAAAAGCATATGTGgattatctcatgtaatcttcaTAACTCCATAGAGATAAGAACTATTATTTTCTCCATCAAATACAGGAAGAAAGTGAAGTGCagagtaacttgtccaaggtcatacagctactgtggcagagccagggcctgAATCCAGGCAAAGCTCATAACTACCCCAGTAACTGTAAAGTTGCACCTCTGCAATATTAGAGTCCAGGAAGAATTTCCACTTTACTGGCTTAAAAGTTTCAATTTCAACAAAGAGCTGACACATtttaactacaaatcaaaacccaaaaAAGGGATAAATTAAGTTTCTCACAGACATCTTTATGGGGTTGCAATAAAATGAGGGAGAATGCCTCTCATGACCTTCCTATTTATGTAAGTGATATTATGGTATAGGTCACAATTCTATCATGAAGTAGCTTATGACAATACAgctttagtttatattttttaaatagggctccttttctcttcccctagGATGACACAGAAATTAAGGATGGATGTGCTGTCACTTCACAGCTCCGAAAAATGACAGACccaattcttgttttaaaaaagagccaGGTTCTTCTTCCACCCTTGACTTTTCACACAAAGCAGTACCGTCCTCTGTCCTCTTCACACAAAGCCAGCTTTACCCCACTACCCAAAGGGGAGTGCTGATTCACACGGTGTCCCCATCGCAGCCAGAAATGTACCCATCTCCCACCAGTCCAAGCCACTGACCACTGCACTAGACCACTGTGGTCTGCTCCCCGGATCCGGTGATACTTCATCATGCAGACCCCTCCCCGACATCCAAAATGCTCAGGCCACCCTCCGAAAGCCAGTATTTCACACAAAGCAAGATCCTTTCCTTACAAAGCAGTTTCCCACTGCCGACTCCTCCCCCGGCGAGCAGCCCTTCCTTCCCAGGCTGGGCCAAACCACAAACCCCAACGGGGTCTAAAACCCAGAGGGTCCACAACAACCCAGGGGAAAATAAAACTAGCTACAAACCCCGTTCGTTCCTCTAGCACGCCTCGAATCCCCAACTCCAATTGACCTTTCTGCagccaaaggaaaaaacccaccaGTCCCTGTCAGGAGAGCGGATCTGGCTACACAAAGCGAGGTGTCTTACCAGGGGTACCCTCGGAAGACCCTCTCTGCCCCCGGGCCCGTCCCCGCCCAGCCCCGGCCCGGCGGCCCGCGCTCAccagctctcctcctcctcctcccagcctgacAGGCGCTCCAGCTCCTCCGGCCGCAGCGGCTCCACCTCGTCCAGCAAGCCGCCCTCGCCCGCTGCCAGCAAGGAGGTGGCGTCCCTCAGCTCCTCGCTACTCGTCCGCCTCGGGCCCGACCCGATCCCGCTGACGGACTTGGCGTTGAGGCCCAGGGGGAAGCCCCGAGGGGACGCCGCGCCGGAGGAGGGAGTGGACGAGCCAGCCCGAACCGGACTGCCGGGCCCGAGGGAGCCGACGCCCTGCACGGCCCCCGAGCGGCTCCTCAGCTGTTCGTTCTGCTTCTCCAGCTTCTTCACCAGCTCCTGCAGCTTTCGCACCTCCTGGTCCGCGTTCACGTTGGAGTTAACGTCCTCCATCCCGGCCCCGCCGCCTGTGCCGCCTGCCACTCGCTCGGACTCACAGCGACAGGGAGATGGCCAGGAGAAAGAGGCGTCGCCGCAGCCGCTCACTCTACCCGAAGCGCCGGCATACAGCAGGGCCAGGCCCCACCGCCAAAGTCCCCCCAGCTCCGGTTCCGAAGCGCCGCTGGCCCCAGCCGAGCCGCCTCATCTGCGCCGGCTCCAGGATTGGGGGAGGCGGCGCCAATATCCGGCCTCGGCCGCCATCTTCCCTCCGTCCCTCCGCCCCCCGCAGGCCGGCCCCGTCGATGACCTCAGAGCGTCGGGGGTGGACGCGGACGGCGGCAGGTGCTGAGAGGACCAAGCGCCGAGCTCGCGGAGGGGCGGGGCCGTGGGCGAAGCCGGTGGGTGGGGCCTCGGCCGGAAGGGGCGTGCCCGGAGCGCCGTGGAGGTGGGAAGCTGCGCCGCTGGCTGGGAAGAGCCATTCCGGCCGCAGGCGGGGCGTCTGCGGGGAGATAGGCTCGCTAAGGCCGGAAAGGAGTAAGGACTTGGCTGCGGGTAGGGCTAAGATCGCAAATCCAAAACTCTCACTCAGCTCCGCCTATTGGTCTTGGATAGGGGGGAGTGTGATGTGTTCTCCGCCCCCAAACACTGGCGTGTGGGACCAAGCGCCTGATCCTGTCCTCTCGGCTGGTTCTCTGGTGGGCGCTTAGCCGGCCCTCTTGGAcagtttattttgtctgtttgttcagcaaatattcattcgATGCCTACTTGAAATAGGAGATTGTCAGGGCTGGCAAGAGCTTCAGGGACTATCGGTGACCTCTTTCTTCCTcgaaaaatgagaaaacagaattccAAGTGCTTGAGAGGTCTAAGGTCAAAATAATAACCAGAAGttgctgagtgcttactatgggccagacactatgctaaactttttttttttttttttaagtaggctccacacccggcGTGGAGCCCAAAGCCCGCTGGAACTCACCGGCGATCAAGACCTGATCCCAGTTGAAGAGTTGGCCGGTCAACCCactaagccacgcaggcacccttgTGCTAAACATTTTAAAGGCATCTCATGGATTAAAGTAGTTTTTCCGACTTAAAGTTTACTGCACGCTGGCTTGGAAGCAGGGGATAGAAAATCGCTCCTCTTACCTTTGTTAATTGATTCGTAATCTGCTCTTTGCATCGTTTTCATGGGAAAAACTTTTTCATGGTGTGTCTTGACTTTAAAAACCGTATTTTAAGAGAACTTAATAAACTTAATAAGTAAacattaaaagaactaaaatttaataaacaaaaatagacatactGATATGAATGCTGAGCGTTGTATGAATGTAAAAAATCTGCCTTCAGTGGCACCTGTTTATAATGTGTACTGCTAacagcaaaacaaaccaaaaaccactTAAATGTTTAtcacattcattatttttcagaTGTCAGCTGTGAATGATTTGGCTTATGTTTGCAGCTTTCCTCTAATTGCCTCCTCCACCTTTAGCTAATAATGATCCAGTCCTATTACACCTGGGTGTGGACTAAAATGCCATGGGTTACTTCTACCATTTAGCCTCTCTGTGCTGTATCTTCCTTGCCTAGAATATTCTACCTGCCAAATCTGATTCCTTTTCTTAAAACCGATGCTTGCATATCTAGGAAAACTTTTCCTGACAATTGCGCAGGATTTAGCTGTTCTGTATACTCTAGCATTACTTGATCAATAGTTTTCAACaggtgtttgtatttttaaatttttttgcttttttatttttgtttacttgatgaaaagggacttttttttcACGTCTAGTGTCTGACACAGAGGACATTCAACATCTGGTTTGTTGAAAGTTGAGAAGAATGTAAATTCTGACAGGTGAAGGTCTAGATGTTTATTCATAGCAAAAAAAGCACGCTGACTACttataaataagtattttcttaGATATGTATACCTAATCAAAAGATGTCTTTGGTAACACAATAATTgtgaaataatatgtattatcTATATAATGCAAGTCTGAATATCATTGCTGTCTCTGACACATCTGAACTAGTTGCCAGAAGGTTCAATATCATGACTGCTGCACATATAGCACTTTTCACTTGCGTTCAACAGTTTGTGAAATAGATTCCAACTAGCTAGGTTCTGTAATGagaacatttcaaatatattcctTGATTAAGAATAGTTCATATGACATTGTGAAGTTAAACGCTAGTATTTCATAGTAGCAAGAAGAGGTTGGTGTGACAAGGAGCAATGAATGGAGAATCAGAAGGCCCAGTGGCAGATTCTAGCTATACCACAAATGTGGTGTTTGACCTTAATCTCTGATCCTTAGGCAAGCCATACTGGCTGTATATTCAAAATACATCTGCATACTTCCTGGTACCTCCACTGGTACAGCTGTCATTCCTACTCGCATCTTTTCTTGTCTAGCTTACTGTGGTCCTCTCTTACTGGGCTGTTCCACTTTGCTGCTTCCAATCTGTGATGCACACAGCAACCAGACGATCCTTTGCTTAGTCTTATCAGGTCACTCCCCTGCTAGGAACCTCGACTTGCTTCTCAACATACTGAAACTACCAAGTCCTTTTCTTAGCTCTAAGACTGGATATTTGGCAGCTTGTGCAAGTACTTCATTGACTACCAATCACTCTTCCCCGCCATCACcctactccagccacactggcttttttgatgttttttaaaCATGCCAAACATGTATCTACTGTAGGAACTCTGTACTTGCTATAACTTCTATCTAGTATCCATTCTTCCTGCACATTGTCACATTACTAACTCTCTCCATTCAGGTTTCAGCTCATATCTCACCAACTAAGTTCACTAGTCCCATCTTTATGACCCTCATAAAATAGCATCCCTATCATTCCCCAAGCTCTTAGCTTGTTTCGTTTTTTTCCTCTGACCCATcgtctatttcttcctttgtttgttGCCAATCTCTTCCCAGTAGAATATGAACTATGTGAAGACAGGGTTCACTGCAGTATCCCTGGTGCCCCTACTATATTGTAGATGtgcaataaatgttgaataaatgatgggTGTATGTCAAGGGAAGCCTCCTAACagagaatttcagataaatgtgTTTGTTATGTCTCAGATCATTAAAGTGGAAATTCCTAATGTTGaatggttggtttttttaaattatatatttctcttcCAAAGAGCAACATGTCACACTATGTCATCCTCAAAACTAGGTCATTCTCCACTTCCTGAGTGCCAACAGCCCTTAAGAATTGCTGAGGAGAGAAAGTCTCGGGTTCTCACTTAAAAGTATGAGGACAAGAATATTTCCAATCTGTCCTAAATGTTGTCCGGATCCTTCTCTTTCAGGTTATCTACAATACTGTCTTCTCTGATGACTCAGAAGTGTTagagcatgtttttaaaaagtcgcTCGAAAAGCAGCTCTTTCATAGAGATATGAGAAGTTAATCTGGTAGGTGTCTACGGTGTGCATCACAGGTATCTCAACTAGATTTTTCAGGTGTTGTCTTTTATGATAAGCTTGCTTTGTTCCTGGATGAAGGAGTTGCTTCTCTTCTCAGCAGGTGAGGCCCTTTCCATAACTTGCTCCTACTTGCTTGTTAGCTCCTGCCAAAACTCCTGACAAAGTGGAAAATATTACAAAGCACTGTAAGTATATAGAGGGAAAAACTATTACTCAATGGCTTAAGGGTTTTCAGCAGTCCTAAAATCCTAAATCAAGacgtatgtgcatgtgtgtgtatgtgtaacaGCACATGCCCAAAAGTAATTTAGAAACCACAAGGTGCTTACAGAAATATATGCATTTGTTGAAAACATGCTcaaatttgttgaagaaacctTTACTATCCAACACATCCACTATAGCCTCACACACATCCACTTGGCTAGTCATTTCCTATGTGTCCTCTCTCACCAATTCTTCACCAGCATCCTTCTCCCAGGTGTACCTCCTTGGGTCTGTCAAGGGGTCTCTTCACTGTCTTGGCACATGCAATTTTAAGCAGGAATCTTGGGAACTTCAAAGGCTAGGTGTATTTGAGAATCTGAATTGAAATCCTGCTGGCAAAAAGAGGAGGGACCCAAGATTTGGACCTCAGAATGTTTCTAGTCAGCATTGATCAGATCCCATTATGGGATGCCTCAAGGGTGGCCATAGTGGCAGGCATCACTTCCTTCTGGAAGGCCCTCTGGCCAGAGGGTGGCCCCCATCACACTGTTGAGGGCATGCATTATATTGATGTAGGGGTGAGGAGGTTCATGACCAAGGCAGATGTGAACATGCTCTTAAACTCTGAAGATGCTCTCTCTCAGCCCTGAAGGAAACAATACCTTATCTCTCACCCTTTTTGTGGTAGCAAGTGAGGAAATAAGCTTactaaataacatttattatttcctctgtAAGGAGTATATCAGCAGCACAGTATAGTTGGAAAAGTGGGTTTTGAACTACTTCTGAGTATCGATGATCTAGAAAACCTACcatttaaggaaaggaaaaaacttatTAAGCATCATCCAAATCTCCAAGTTGATAATCCAAGTCCCAGTAATCTAATCTGGGGtctaatatatattattctgaGTATTAGAGGTGGTATAGAGATAGTAGACCATGAATAGAGGTTTGTATTAGGCTAAAGTAAATTAAGCTGTCACTGAGATATCTATATACTCTTCTATCTCAGAAGTTGTAGACAATTCCATTCCTGAGTCTTTGAGGTACTCCTGGAATATTACAGACTGAAAGACATCATCAACTATTCAATTTGTCCAAGCATGTCTAGAAgggttacttttttatttgtcaTCATCCTTATGTAAACAAAGTTATATGTACCCTAGAATATTCTGTAAATATCCAGGTCTTTCTGAATTGGCCCAATAATAATAGTAGATAACAATTATTGACCACTTTTAAGATACGTAataattcaggggtgcctggatggctcagttggttaagtgtccgccttcagctcaggtcgtgatctcagggtcctgggatcgagccccacatccagctccctgcttcacTCTTCCTCAGCCTGCCCCCCC from Ailuropoda melanoleuca isolate Jingjing chromosome 11, ASM200744v2, whole genome shotgun sequence includes the following:
- the LOC117804439 gene encoding uncharacterized protein LOC117804439 isoform X3 encodes the protein MARRKRRRRSRSLYPKRRHTAGPGPTAKVPPAPVPKRRWPQPSRLICAGSRIGGGGANIRPRPPSSLRPSAPRRPAPSMTSERRGWTRTAAGAERTKRRARGGAGPWAKPVGGASAGRGVPGAPWRWEAAPLAGKSHSGRRRGVCGEIGSLRPERIGSTPGVEPKARWNSPAIKT
- the LOC117804439 gene encoding translation initiation factor IF-2-like isoform X4; amino-acid sequence: MARRKRRRRSRSLYPKRRHTAGPGPTAKVPPAPVPKRRWPQPSRLICAGSRIGGGGANIRPRPPSSLRPSAPRRPAPSMTSERRGWTRTAAGAERTKRRARGGAGPWAKPVGGASAGRGVPGAPWRWEAAPLAGKSHSGRRRGVCGEIGSLRPERSSTPGVEPKARWNSPAIKT
- the LOC117804439 gene encoding uncharacterized protein LOC117804439 isoform X2, encoding MARRKRRRRSRSLYPKRRHTAGPGPTAKVPPAPVPKRRWPQPSRLICAGSRIGGGGANIRPRPPSSLRPSAPRRPAPSMTSERRGWTRTAAGAERTKRRARGGAGPWAKPVGGASAGRGVPGAPWRWEAAPLAGKSHSGRRRGVCGEIGSLRPERSKDLAAGSTPGVEPKARWNSPAIKT
- the LOC117804439 gene encoding translation initiation factor IF-2-like isoform X1; translated protein: MARRKRRRRSRSLYPKRRHTAGPGPTAKVPPAPVPKRRWPQPSRLICAGSRIGGGGANIRPRPPSSLRPSAPRRPAPSMTSERRGWTRTAAGAERTKRRARGGAGPWAKPVGGASAGRGVPGAPWRWEAAPLAGKSHSGRRRGVCGEIGSLRPERSKDLAAVGSTPGVEPKARWNSPAIKT
- the LOC117804439 gene encoding transcription initiation factor TFIID subunit 4-like isoform X5, whose product is MARRKRRRRSRSLYPKRRHTAGPGPTAKVPPAPVPKRRWPQPSRLICAGSRIGGGGANIRPRPPSSLRPSAPRRPAPSMTSERRGWTRTAAGAERTKRRARGGAGPWAKPAPHPAWSPKPAGTHRRSRPDPS